In Cicer arietinum cultivar CDC Frontier isolate Library 1 chromosome 7, Cicar.CDCFrontier_v2.0, whole genome shotgun sequence, a single window of DNA contains:
- the LOC101509664 gene encoding zinc finger protein ZAT9-like: protein MERHKCKLCSRTFGNGRALGGHMKAHLAIAKPKIPLITQSATSFSSFSSSESEQEQQQQEEKALVYVLRENPKMSYKIADPKFTESLIVVQDRESETESKNPLTRQRSKRNRKNNINNNDFQSKKPKMSGFIFSTPTPPFNEQEPVSSVSNTSPEEDVAMCLMMLSRDKWSRERNNINNVFEEQEQEQEESKVKRVRGKHLCENCGKTFRSSRALGSHKSVCCRNQDQVKNTNNGDKIFECPFCSKVFGSGQALGGHKRSHLISSSSNSNANNVNPSVSFKESFIDLNLPAPLEVEDDDDDLSVVSDA, encoded by the coding sequence ATGGAAAGACACAAATGCAAATTATGTTCAAGAACATTTGGTAATGGAAGAGCACTCGGTGGACACATGAAGGCTCATCTTGCTATAGCTAAGCCTAAAATACCATTAATCACTCAATCTGCAACTTCATTctcatcattttcatcttcaGAATCCgaacaagaacaacaacaacaagaagaAAAAGCTTTGGTTTATGTGTTGAGAGAGAATCCTAAAATGAGTTACAAAATTGCAGATCCTAAATTTACTGAGTCTTTGATTGTTGTTCAAGATAGAGAGAGTGAGACTGAGTCAAAGAACCCTTTAACTCGTCAACGATCAAAACGAAACagaaaaaataacatcaacaacaacgattttcaatcaaagaaaccaaagatGAGTGGTTTCATCTTTTCAACACCAACACCACCGTTCAATGAACAAGAACCTGTTAGCTCTGTTTCTAATACTTCCCCTGAAGAAGATGTTGCTATGTGTCTCATGATGCTGTCAAGAGACAAATGGAGTAGAGAGAGAAACAACATTAACAATGTGTTtgaagaacaagaacaagaacaagaagaaTCAAAGGTTAAGAGAGTTCGTGGGAAACATTTGTGTGAAAATTGTGGGAAAACATTTCGATCTTCAAGAGCACTGGGTAGTCATAAAAGTGTTTGTTGTCGCAACCAAGACCAAGTGAAGAATACTAACAATGGTGATAAGATTTTTGAATGTCCATTTTGTTCGAAGGTGTTTGGTTCTGGTCAAGCACTTGGTGGTCACAAGAGATCTCATCTCATTTCTTCCTCGTCTAATTCCAATGCTAATAATGTTAATCCTTCGGTTAGTTTCAAAGAAAGTTTCATAGATCTCAATTTGCCTGCTCCACTTGAAGTAGAAGATGACGATGACGATCTTAGTGTTGTTTCTGATGCCTAA
- the LOC101512454 gene encoding WAT1-related protein At5g47470-like, with amino-acid sequence MVGTMNSGMMEDVAVIGGLIGVQFFYAGNAMLMSYIMSLGLTSFTIVIFSSFATFLILFPFVLYYERSKWPKKFSFKLFSQFLLLALGGVTVFQSLFLKGINLTSPAMGTAMPNLAPGFIFVIAWMFRLEKVDLSCTYSRVKIIGTLLCVLGAFTMSLMQSISAPASVKEKNIHLSIPPPPSVIMFDRDKIIGCLYLLASILVLSSTVVLQAFTLGEFPAPMSVCAITSFLGGFITAAAQLLEYHKINTGWPLVSVGDMIGYSLLSGAVTGICLSFSAWALEKRGPVFVSMFSPVGTVCSVIFSIVTLGDSTVNIGSIVGMFLMFTGLYFVLWAKGKEDVLDSEFDAEKPLLS; translated from the exons ATGGTTGGAACGATGAATTCGGGGATGATGGAAGATGTGGCTGTAATTGGAGGGTTAATTGGGGTACAATTTTTTTATGCTGGAAATGCTATGCTTATGAGTTATATTATGTCTTTGGGTCTCACATCTTTTACCATTGTCATTTTCTCTTCCTTCGCTACATTTCTTATTCTCTTTCCCTTTGTCCTTTATTATGAAAG GAGTAAATGGCCTAAGAAATTTAGTTTCAAGTTGTTTTCACAGTTTCTTCTCCTTGCTCTTGGAGG TGTAACTGTGTTCCAGTCTTTATTCCTTAAAGGAATCAATCTAACCTCACCAGCAATGGGTACAGCCATGCCAAACCTTGCCCCAGGATTTATCTTCGTCATTGCATGGATGTTTCG GTTGGAAAAAGTGGACTTAAGCTGCACATATAGTAGAGTAAAAATAATTGGCACATTGCTTTGTGTCTTAGGGGCTTTCACAATGAGCTTGATGCAAAGCATCTCTGCTCCTGCAtcagtaaaagaaaaaaatattcatttatcaATTCCACCACCACCATCAGTTATAATGTTTGACAGAGACAAGATAATCGGTTGTCTCTATCTCTTGGCTTCAATCCTTGTTCTCTCAAGCACAGTTGTTCTACAG GCTTTTACTCTAGGAGAATTTCCTGCACCAATGTCTGTGTGTGCAATAACTTCATTTTTGGGGGGATTCATCACTGCAGCAGCTCAATTACTTGAATATCATAAGATCAATACTGGTTGGCCACTTGTTAGTGTTGGTGACATGATTGGCTATTCTCTTCTG TCAGGTGCAGTGACTGGAATATGCTTAAGCTTCAGTGCTTGGGCACTTGAGAAGAGAGGTCCAGTGTTCGTATCCATGTTCAGCCCTGTTGGCACAGTTTGCTCTGTCATTTTCTCAATTGTTACTCTAGGAGATAGTACCGTTAATATTGGAAG CATAGTGGGTATGTTCCTCATGTTCACTGGGCTCTACTTTGTGCTTTGGGCCAAAGGGAAAGAAGATGTCTTGGACAGTGAGTTTGATGCAGAGAAGCCTCTTTTAAGTTGA
- the LOC101509988 gene encoding uncharacterized protein isoform X2, with product MASACSRIAQRASSISSIKSAIKSNIRASSFSKPTTTSSPLRRSFSSRIAPELGCVQSLLPLHSAVAAARMTSRLSITSRICRSLSQELGLSVPR from the exons ATGGCTTCGGCGTGTAGCAGAATTGCGCAAAGAgcatcatcaatttcatcaatcaAATCGGCCATCAAATCGAACATTCGCGCTTCTTCATTCTCAAAACCAACAACCACATCTTCTCCACTTCGccgatcattttcatccaggaTTGCGCCGGAACTCGGATGCGTGCAGTCGTTGTTGCCACTTCACAGTGCAGTTGCAGCGGCTAGAATGACTTCACGGCTCAGCATAACTTCGAGGATCTGTCGTTCGCTATCTCAGG AGCTTGGTCTATCAGTTCCAAGGTGA
- the LOC101509988 gene encoding uncharacterized protein isoform X3, whose protein sequence is MASACSRIAQRASSISSIKSAIKSNIRASSFSKPTTTSSPLRRSFSSRIAPELGCVQSLLPLHSAVAAARMTSRLSITSRICRSLSQDAIDGT, encoded by the exons ATGGCTTCGGCGTGTAGCAGAATTGCGCAAAGAgcatcatcaatttcatcaatcaAATCGGCCATCAAATCGAACATTCGCGCTTCTTCATTCTCAAAACCAACAACCACATCTTCTCCACTTCGccgatcattttcatccaggaTTGCGCCGGAACTCGGATGCGTGCAGTCGTTGTTGCCACTTCACAGTGCAGTTGCAGCGGCTAGAATGACTTCACGGCTCAGCATAACTTCGAGGATCTGTCGTTCGCTATCTCAGG ATGCAATTGATGGGACGTGA
- the LOC101509988 gene encoding protein NONRESPONDING TO OXYLIPINS 2, mitochondrial isoform X1, with product MASACSRIAQRASSISSIKSAIKSNIRASSFSKPTTTSSPLRRSFSSRIAPELGCVQSLLPLHSAVAAARMTSRLSITSRICRSLSQGTLCCTSPGL from the coding sequence ATGGCTTCGGCGTGTAGCAGAATTGCGCAAAGAgcatcatcaatttcatcaatcaAATCGGCCATCAAATCGAACATTCGCGCTTCTTCATTCTCAAAACCAACAACCACATCTTCTCCACTTCGccgatcattttcatccaggaTTGCGCCGGAACTCGGATGCGTGCAGTCGTTGTTGCCACTTCACAGTGCAGTTGCAGCGGCTAGAATGACTTCACGGCTCAGCATAACTTCGAGGATCTGTCGTTCGCTATCTCAGGGTACTCTCTGCTGCACCTCTCCCGGCCTCTAA
- the LOC101514833 gene encoding O-fucosyltransferase 29-like → MGVGKSWLLSKNLAVLHHTHPNAKHVFCSRSISWSVVCGLLLFVLGLISLLTGHVVSHLEWYSQRFGHRTFYSSLDGNDRALIDIWESQYSKYYYGCKERGRHFSPAVLERMSNGYLLIATSGGLNQQRTGITDAVVVARILNATLVVPELDHNSFWKDDSDFANIFDVNWFITYLAKDVTIVKRVPDKVMRSMEKPPYTMRVPRKSDPEYYLDQVLPILLRRRVLQLTKFDYRLANDLDDELQKLRCRVNYHALRFTKPIRQLGQRIVMRMQKMANRYIAVHLRFEPDMLAFSGCYFGGGEKERQELGEIRKRWTTLPDLSPDGERKRGKCPLSPHEVGLMLRALGFTNDTYLYVASGEIYGGDETMKPLKDLFPNIYTKEMLVEEELKPFLSFSSRLAAIDYIVCDESNVFVANNNGNMARILAGRRRYMGHKRTIRPNAKKLSALLMARPEMDWDSFSRKVKECQRGFMGEPDEMRPGRGEFHEYPSSCVCEKPFIDELSEDGIRPPKLAFRNLTMGADSEMNEGNEESFELPKASERT, encoded by the exons ATGGGTGTGGGGAAGTCGTGGTTGTTGTCGAAGAACTTGGCTGTGTTACACCACACTCACCCTAACGCCAAACATGTTTTCTGTTCGAGATCCATCTCTTGGTCGGTGGTTTGCGGGTTGTTGCTATTCGTGTTGGGTCTTATTTCACTCTTAACGGGTCATGTTGTTTCTCATCTTGAATGGTACTCCCAACGATTCGGTCACCGCACTTTCTATTCTTCACTG GATGGAAATGATCGTGCATTAATTGATATTTGGGAATCACAATATTCTAAATACTACTATGGATGCAAAGAAAGGGGACGCCATTTTTCTC CTGCTGTACTTGAGCGCATGTCAAATGGCTACTTGCTTATTGCAACGAGCGGAGGACTGAACCAACAAAGAACTGGG ATAACTGATGCTGTTGTTGTTGCACGAATTCTTAATGCTACACTTGTTGTACCTGAGTTAGATCATAATTCTTTTTGGAAGGATGACAG TGACTTCGCCAATATTTTCGATGTCAATTGGTTCATTACTTATCTTGCAAAAGATGTTACTATTGTTAAAAGAGTTCCTGATAAGGTCATGCGGTCAATGGAGAAACCCCCATATACAATGCGTGTCCCGAGGAAATCAGATCCTGAATATTATCTTGATCAAGTTTTGCCAATACTCTTGAGACGAAGG GTCCTACAACTAACAAAGTTTGACTATAGACTTGCAAATGACCTTGATGACGAGCTACAGAAACTGCGTTGCCGTGTTAATTATCATGCTTTGAGATTTACAAAACCTATACGACAACTCGGTCAAAGAATTGTAATGAGAATGCAAAAGATGGCAAACCGTTATATAGCAGTCCATTTGAG GTTTGAGCCAGATATGCTGGCATTTTCAGGTTGTTATTTTGGTGGGggtgaaaaagaaagacaagaGCTTGGTGAAATCAGAAAAAGATGGACAACACTGCCT GATTTGAGCCCTGATGGAGAACGAAAGCGTGGGAAATGTCCTCTTAGTCCTCACGAAGTGGGTTTGATGCTGCGAGCGCTTGGTTTTACGAATGACACATACCTGTATGTTGCATCTGGTGAAATATATGGTGGGGATGAAACCATGAAGCCTCTCAAAGATCTTTTCCCCAACATCTATACGAAGGAGATGCTTGTTGAGGAAGAGCTGAAACCTTTTCTTTCATTCTCTTCCCGACTTGCTGCTATTGattacattgtttgtgatgaaaGTAATGTATTTGTCGCAAACAACAATGGAAACATGGCCAGGATCCTTGCTGGTCGAAG GCGATATATGGGTCACAAGAGAACCATTAGACCAAATGCGAAGAAGCTCAGCGCGCTGTTGATGGCAAGGCCTGAGATGGACTGGGATTCATTTTCAAGAAAGGTGAAGGAATGCCAAAGAGGATTCATGGGAGAGCCAGATGAGATGAGACCTGGACGGGGAGAGTTTCATGAATATCCAAGCTCATGTGTCTGTGAGAAACCATTTATAGATGAACTGAGTGAAGATGGAATCCGGCCACCTAAACTCGCATTTAGAAATCTGACAATGGGAGCTGACtctgaaatgaatgaaggaaaTGAAGAAAGTTTTGAGCTACCAAAGGCAAGTGAGAGAACATGA